One Aphidius gifuensis isolate YNYX2018 linkage group LG5, ASM1490517v1, whole genome shotgun sequence genomic region harbors:
- the LOC122858267 gene encoding adenosine deaminase-like protein isoform X2, with the protein MDLSTYCKALPKIELHAHLNGSVGTETLRKLQKIQNNPVNDQLISEIKNFKTLKECFRVFKIVHDLTDTIEAVYLATCDVIKDFHDDNVIYLELRTTPRAVNGKMTKNEYIKTIIKAIEDTSKVLSGIIVKLLISVDRKQGSLNADENIKLAIKFHEEYPKCVVGIDLSGDPEEGEACIKLFQDCRKVGLKIAAHCAEVPNENEIVDILNFKPNRLGHELCLTSNVKCATVPSYSEHHLGYLLKDKHPICLGTDDKAVFNVTLSGEYELAAKYFSLSNKDLLDLSMNAVEYCFANDEEKTFLKNKINKFGFDNLY; encoded by the exons ATGGACCTGTCAACTTACTGCAAAGCTTTGCCAAAAATT GAATTACATGCTCATTTGAATGGATCAGTTGGTACAGAGACACTGAGAAAGCtgcaaaaaattcaaaacaatccTGTCAATGATCAGCTAATTtcagagataaaaaattttaaaacattaaaaga aTGCTTCAgggtatttaaaattgttcatGATTTGACTGACACAATTGAGGCTGTGTATTTAGCAACATGTGATGTTATCAAAGATTTCCATGATGATAATGTAATTTATCTTGAGTTGAGAACAACACCACGTGCAGTTAATGGAAAAATGactaaaaatgaatatataaaaactattataaaagCTATTGA GGACACATCAAAAGTTTTAAGTGGAATAATAGTAAAACTTTTGATATCAGTTGATCGAAAGCAGGGCTCTTTAAATGCAGatgagaatataaaattagcaaTAAAGTTTCATGAAGAGTATCCTAAGTGTGTCGTTGGAATTGATCTCAGTGGAGATCCAGAAGAGGGTGAAGcttgtattaaattatttcaagattGTCGTAAAGTAGGCTTAAAAATAGCAGCTCATTGTGCTGAG gtaccaaatgaaaatgagattgttgatattttaaatttcaaaccAAATAGGCTAGGACATG AGCTATGTTTGACGTCAAATGTTAAATGTGCAACGGTGCCATCATACTCAGAACATCACTTGGGATATTTACTCAAAGACAAACATCCAATATGTCTTGGT ACTGATGATAAAGCAGTTTTCAATGTAACTTTATCTGGAGAATATGAATTGGCTGCCAAGTATTTTTCCTTGTCCAACAAAGATTTGTTGGATTTATCAATGAATGCTGTTGAATACTGTTTCGccaatgatgaagaaaaaacatttcttaaaaataaaataaataaatttggctttgataatttatactaA
- the LOC122858267 gene encoding adenosine deaminase-like protein isoform X1 — MDLSTYCKALPKIELHAHLNGSVGTETLRKLQKIQNNPVNDQLISEIKNFKTLKECFRVFKIVHDLTDTIEAVYLATCDVIKDFHDDNVIYLELRTTPRAVNGKMTKNEYIKTIIKAIEDTSKVLSGIIVKLLISVDRKQGSLNADENIKLAIKFHEEYPKCVVGIDLSGDPEEGEACIKLFQDCRKVGLKIAAHCAEVPNENEIVDILNFKPNRLGHGTCIHKNLGGSDELYNKLLSSKIPVELCLTSNVKCATVPSYSEHHLGYLLKDKHPICLGTDDKAVFNVTLSGEYELAAKYFSLSNKDLLDLSMNAVEYCFANDEEKTFLKNKINKFGFDNLY; from the exons ATGGACCTGTCAACTTACTGCAAAGCTTTGCCAAAAATT GAATTACATGCTCATTTGAATGGATCAGTTGGTACAGAGACACTGAGAAAGCtgcaaaaaattcaaaacaatccTGTCAATGATCAGCTAATTtcagagataaaaaattttaaaacattaaaaga aTGCTTCAgggtatttaaaattgttcatGATTTGACTGACACAATTGAGGCTGTGTATTTAGCAACATGTGATGTTATCAAAGATTTCCATGATGATAATGTAATTTATCTTGAGTTGAGAACAACACCACGTGCAGTTAATGGAAAAATGactaaaaatgaatatataaaaactattataaaagCTATTGA GGACACATCAAAAGTTTTAAGTGGAATAATAGTAAAACTTTTGATATCAGTTGATCGAAAGCAGGGCTCTTTAAATGCAGatgagaatataaaattagcaaTAAAGTTTCATGAAGAGTATCCTAAGTGTGTCGTTGGAATTGATCTCAGTGGAGATCCAGAAGAGGGTGAAGcttgtattaaattatttcaagattGTCGTAAAGTAGGCTTAAAAATAGCAGCTCATTGTGCTGAG gtaccaaatgaaaatgagattgttgatattttaaatttcaaaccAAATAGGCTAGGACATGGTACttgtattcataaaaatttaggAGGATCTgatgaattatataataagcttttatcatcaaaaataccaGTTG AGCTATGTTTGACGTCAAATGTTAAATGTGCAACGGTGCCATCATACTCAGAACATCACTTGGGATATTTACTCAAAGACAAACATCCAATATGTCTTGGT ACTGATGATAAAGCAGTTTTCAATGTAACTTTATCTGGAGAATATGAATTGGCTGCCAAGTATTTTTCCTTGTCCAACAAAGATTTGTTGGATTTATCAATGAATGCTGTTGAATACTGTTTCGccaatgatgaagaaaaaacatttcttaaaaataaaataaataaatttggctttgataatttatactaA